From the genome of Torulaspora globosa chromosome 2, complete sequence, one region includes:
- the FIP1 gene encoding cleavage polyadenylation factor subunit FIP1 (ancestral locus Anc_7.464) — MSSSEDEDDRFLYGSDTEHAEVGTKRTSQDINADEESSSKRQRLSNDATGIESGDGSNNSSEESDSDDGSSESDSDSDVEFIISTGADTTRLDSKVVSGSGTSTAAQPSGIAVATTTEVADATSPDVNAETKTKIAAPPTGTIDLNAEGMFEGEPVTSLDPEVLKEKPWRQPGANLSDYFNYGFNEFTWMEYLHRQEKLQQEYNPHKILMGLLTLQQQGNLGGPKKIDQRGMGPGDLGTSGGIKSNTSLNQSIPGHPMPPHGFPPLPMFGGFSPFPMPGMMPPMNPHAQKK, encoded by the coding sequence ATGAGCTCTAGtgaggacgaggatgatAGGTTTCTTTATGGTTCCGATACAGAGCACGCGGAAGTCGGCACGAAAAGAACTTCACAGGATATTAATGCCGATGAGGAATCCTCAAGCAAACGACAAAGGCTGTCCAATGATGCCACCGGAATTGAAAGTGGTGATGGAAGCAATAACTCGAGCGAAGAAAGTGATAGCGATGATGGTTCATCTGAAAGTGATAGCGACTCAGATGTGGAATTCATCATCAGTACTGGCGCAGACACAACACGATTAGACTCAAAGGTAGTTTCCGGGTCGGGCACTAGCACTGCTGCCCAACCTAGTGGCATTGCTGTCGCAACAACAACTGAAGTCGCAGACGCCACTAGTCCGGATGTCAACGCAGAGACTAAAACGAAAATCGCAGCTCCACCAACGGGAACAATTGATCTTAACGCCGAAGGCATGTTTGAAGGCGAGCCAGTAACAAGCTTGGACCCTGAGGTACTGAAGGAGAAGCCCTGGAGGCAGCCTGGCGCTAACCTCAGTGATTATTTCAATTATGGGTTTAACGAGTTCACATGGATGGAATATCTTCATaggcaagaaaagctgCAACAGGAATACAATCCCCACAAGATTCTCATGGGACTTCTGACGTTACAGCAGCAAGGGAACCTAGGTGGTCCGAAAAAAATTGACCAGAGAGGAATGGGTCCTGGCGACCTGGGTACCTCTGGTGGCATAAAATCCAATACATCTTTAAACCAGAGTATACCGGGCCACCCGATGCCCCCTCATGGTTTTCCACCTCTCCCCATGTTTGGTGGGTTTTCTCCCTTCCCCATGCCTGGTATGATGCCGCCAATGAACCCCCATGCGCAAAAAAAGTGA
- the RPL43B gene encoding 60S ribosomal protein eL43 (ancestral locus Anc_7.466): protein MAKRTKKVGITGKYGVRYGSSLRRQVKKLEVQQHAKYDCSFCGKKTVKRGAAGIWTCTSCKKTVAGGAYTVSTAAAATVRSTIRRLREMAEA, encoded by the exons AT GGCTAAGAGAACTAAGAAGGTCGGTATCACAGGTAAGTACGGTGTCCGTTACGGTTCCTCCTTGAGAAGACAAgtcaagaagttggaagTCCAACAACACGCTAAATACGACTGTTCCTTCTGCGGTAAGAAGACTGTCAAGAGAGGTGCTGCTGGTATCTGGACCTGTACCTCTTGTAAGAAGACTGTTGCCGGTGGTGCTTACACCGTTTCCACCGCTGCCGCCGCCACTGTCAGATCTACCATCAGAAGATTGAGAGAAATGGCCGAGGCTTAA
- the JSN1 gene encoding Jsn1p (ancestral locus Anc_7.462) produces the protein MSDKKVFRNDAVASNGGTLSNIPEVIDPGITIPIYEEDVMQGSSAGGHVEVQPQKLGSYRSRAGKFSNTLSNLLPSISAKLHHSKKATQGKAPGDDSPNNNSSESTVDSGNAYATRANSKNFIQSIGTIPIEGAESLTPPHEMEKLVHFPDANFLVSQPRTSNDSFTFGGSGLPQHRISRTRNSTISSQITSMSSIPANNGSSSVIWSNNQNSSDPLQQHLLQQFNSNNINQNNSLSANNTSPLNEYSSSTTYFDTAIPSSNVNATLAGGTNSINLTVPGSMWSQNNISNRPRSLSNASSIYTDAPLYEQPARSRATSTYTLSQAHATQTQEIPFIEDDIDPRSINWVTTDPLVPAINQISNLLPTNTISISNVFSLQQQQPQLMNAVNLTSASLATLCSKYGVVISATTLKGLNMALVEFDSVESAIRALEMLQGKEVSMIGAPSCVSFAKVLPMHQQTPQVVVSPRATGNVGSDAVPQPLLQEQLFSGTVTFQQQGNVSLPIFSHQQPDSHPQSTHTHSNSNQGFGHSAQNEKEQCPFPLPPSPFESHIGAVKDIMKSFDTPFDQAQTSHIVNNALKYDGTSDTTDFGPLPEPLTVREFDAPKLRELRKNIDANLIPDIEIEQLAIAMLDELPELSSDYLGNTIVQKLFTHSTDIVKDIMLRKTSKYLTSMGVHKNGTWACQKMISMARTPRQIMLVTNGVKDYCTPLFNDQFGNYVIQCVLRFGFPWNSFIFESIVANFWTIAQNRYGARAVRACLEAHDIITQEEMLVISAMIVLYAEYLATNSNGTLLVSWFLDTCSLRHKHSMLAPRLLSHIVELCRHRLASLTVLKLLNYRGDDIVRKKIAHAIFGEPITDEPALPLRQILCDTNYGPTFIYKVLTTSSLEGDLRNHAIRQVRKVLMETTPSQQHRRLMEEVGLTPANSQHSSQSKHCSSISQVFNQDGTHLRGLSVSSVRSNGSRHSGLAAATSAGQASVQPSVPASNNGAWNIGYSNYPGLFPGFSNSGYPVNSEDLSNQFDMMSLNNGTHISLPQLSLTNQNNSTNLIYPTKSTSSQDPHTKSHGMFGQ, from the coding sequence ATGTCGGACAAAAAAGTGTTTAGGAACGATGCGGTAGCTAGTAACGGTGGTACTTTGTCTAATATTCCAGAGGTGATCGATCCCGGAATCACCATTCCCATATATGAGGAAGATGTAATGCAAGGGTCGAGTGCTGGGGGTCATGTGGAAGTGCAACCGCAGAAACTTGGGTCATACCGATCTCGTGCTGGTAAATTCTCGAATACTTTAAGCAATCTTCTGCCTTCTATTAGTGCCAAGTTACACCATTCCAAAAAAGCAACACAGGGAAAAGCTCCTGGTGATGATAGTCCAAATAACAATAGCTCAGAGTCAACGGTGGATTCAGGCAATGCATATGCGACTCGAGCTAACAGCAAGAATTTTATACAGTCAATTGGTACCATCCCAATAGAAGGTGCCGAGAGCTTGACACCTCCACATGAAATGGAGAAGCTGGTGCATTTTCCGGATGCTAACTTTCTGGTTAGTCAGCCCAGGACCTCGAATGATTCCTTCACGTTCGGTGGATCCGGCCTGCCTCAACATCGAATTTCGAGAACCAGGAATAGCACTATAAGCTCGCAAATCACGTCCATGTCATCTATCCCGGCCAATAACGGAAGTTCGAGCGTCATATGGTCAAACAATCAAAACTCCAGCGACCCACTGCAACAACATttgcttcagcaattcAACAGTAATAACATTAATCAGAATAACAGCTTAAGCGCCAACAATACCAGTCCTTTGAATGAATACTCGAGCAGTACGACATATTTTGATACAGCTATTCCTTCGTCTAACGTTAACGCCACTTTGGCCGGCGGTACGAACAGCATAAATTTAACCGTTCCAGGCTCGATGTGGTCTCAGAACAATATTTCTAACAGGCCTCGGTCATTATCAAATGCCTCCAGTATCTACACGGACGCTCCTCTTTATGAGCAGCCAGCGAGGTCGCGTGCTACTTCTACTTATACGCTTTCTCAGGCGCACGCCACACAAACGCAAGAGATACCATTTATAGAGGACGACATTGATCCTAGATCGATAAATTGGGTCACTACAGATCCGCTGGTGCCAGCGATCAATCAGATTTCCAACTTGCTACCAACAAACACCATTTCGATCTCTAATGTCTTTTCcctgcagcagcaacaaccaCAGCTGATGAACGCGGTGAATTTAACAAGTGCTTCCTTGGCAACTTTGTGTTCCAAATACGGCGTTGTTATTTCTGCTACTACTTTAAAGGGTTTAAATATGGCACTTGTCGAATTTGACAGTGTTGAAAGCGCTATTCGTGCTTTAGAAATGCTACAGGGGAAGGAAGTTTCAATGATCGGAGCACCGAGTTGTGTATCGTTTGCAAAAGTTCTACCAATGCATCAACAAACCCCCCAGGTGGTGGTTTCTCCCAGGGCAACGGGAAATGTGGGCTCCGACGCAGTTCCGCAACCATTGCTGCAGGAACAACTATTCAGTGGTACAGTCacttttcaacagcaagGAAACGTTTCGCTACCAATATTCAGTCATCAGCAGCCAGATTCACACCCTCAATCTACCCACACGCATTCCAACTCCAACCAGGGATTTGGTCACAGCGCTCAAAATGAAAAGGAGCAATGCCCTTTTCCGTTGCCACCTTCGCCATTCGAAAGTCACATCGGCGCAGTGAAAGACATAATGAAATCATTTGACACACCGTTTGATCAAGCTCAGACCTCTCACATAGTCAACAATGCTCTAAAATATGATGGTACATCCGATACAACTGATTTTGGACCTTTGCCCGAGCCATTGACCGTAAGAGAGTTTGATGCTCCGAAATTGAGAGAACTAAGGAAAAACATCGATGCTAACCTTATCCCTGACATAGAGATTGAACAACTTGCCATTGCCATGTTAGATGAATTACCAGAGTTGAGCTCTGATTATTTGGGTAACACTATTGTTCAAAAACTATTTACACATTCAACGGATATCGTCAAGGATATTATGTTAAGAAAGACGAGCAAATATTTGACTTCCATGGGTGTTCACAAGAATGGTACCTGGGCATGTCAGAAAATGATTTCAATGGCCCGCACACCGAGACAAATAATGCTAGTAACCAACGGGGTAAAAGACTATTGTACGCCGCTCTTTAACGACCAGTTCGGTAATTACGTTATTCAATGTGTACTCAGGTTTGGTTTCCCCTGGAATAGCTTCATTTTCGAAAGTATCGTGGCAAATTTCTGGACGATCGCCCAAAACAGATACGGGGCACGAGCCGTTAGAGCGTGCCTTGAAGCACACGATATTATAACCCAGGAGGAAATGCTAGTTATCAGCGCCATGATCGTGCTGTACGCTGAGTATCTGGCAACAAATAGCAATGGTACCCTGCTGGTCAGCTGGTTTTTGGATACATGCTCGCTACGCCATAAGCATTCTATGTTAGCACCAAGACTTTTATCTCACATAGTTGAGCTATGTCGCCATCGGCTAGCATCCTTAACTGTTCTTAAGCTGCTCAATTATAGAGGCGATGACATTgtgagaaagaaaattgCGCATGCGATTTTTGGTGAACCGATAACCGATGAGCCAGCTTTACCTCTTCGTCAAATTCTTTGTGACACCAACTACGGTCCTACATTCATATACAAGGTTTTGACAACATCATCGTTGGAGGGCGATTTAAGAAATCACGCCATTAGGCAGGTGCGCAAGGTTCTAATGGAAACGACACCATCGCAACAGCACCGTCGTCTGATGGAAGAAGTAGGCTTAACACCCGCCAATTCCCAGCACAGTTCCCAAAGCAAGCATTGCTCGAGTATCTCTCAAGTTTTCAACCAGGACGGCACTCACCTGAGGGGCCTGTCCGTGTCAAGCGTCAGGAGCAACGGATCAAGACATAGCGGACTTGCGGCAGCAACATCTGCTGGTCAAGCCTCTGTTCAACCTTCAGTACCAGCCTCAAATAACGGTGCATGGAACATTGGATACTCAAATTATCCCGGCTTATTCCCGGGCTTTTCAAACAGCGGATATCCAGTGAACAGCGAAGATTTATCCAATCAATTCGATATGATGTCACTCAACAACGGAACGCACATCTCGCTTCCTCAATTGAGTCTGACCAACCAAAACAACTCTACGAATCTAATATATCCTACCAAGAGTACCTCTAGTCAGGACCCCCATACAAAAAGCCATGGCATGTTTGGTCAATGA
- the IME1 gene encoding transcription factor IME1 (ancestral locus Anc_7.465), producing MQNMFITPQHNGSTASGSVAAKPTDIYDCYLQPDNYEEEYEELDDYEADNFFESSQLHHLVHTQPIHLVNKQEIIDYMPQTQQLVVEEDQEKKAFISPMMTSRSSSMSSTFSKRTSGFKNYYDSIHEEMNSEYEDYEVFFGAKEQNKSLYSAFYSMHNPETTEAYHNDASVPRTYACEDAAIDLSSREIAEDETALETTDRSYHYSIQTSNAVPAASCVHQPTDEEIQFVKAVNLKLSRYAGYFTAGSKDQEYSDKVRFQEISYKFSKTYFQ from the coding sequence ATGCAAAATATGTTTATTACTCCTCAGCACAATGGCTCAACCGCTAGTGGTTCAGTAGCCGCCAAGCCCACAGATATATATGATTGCTATTTGCAACCAGATAACTACGAAGAGGAATACGAGGAGTTAGATGATTACGAAGCGGACAATTTTTTTGAATCGTCGCAATTACACCATTTAGTTCACACTCAGCCGATCCATCTCGTCAATAAACAGGAAATAATAGACTACATGCCTCAGACACAGCAGCTGGTGgtggaagaagatcaggaaaagaaggctttCATTTCGCCCATGATGACTTCCAGATCTTCGTCTATGTCGTCGACATTCTCCAAAAGGACGAGTGGTTTCAAGAATTATTATGATAGCATACACGAGGAGATGAACTCAGAGTACGAAGACTATGAAGTCTTTTTTGGAGCCAAAGAACAAAACAAATCGTTGTACTCGGCATTTTATTCCATGCACAACCCGGAAACTACAGAAGCGTACCATAATGATGCAAGCGTTCCCAGGACATACGCATGCGAGGACGCCGCAATTGATCTCTCCTCTCGTGAAATCGCCGAGGATGAAACCGCCTTGGAAACGACAGACCGGTCGTATCACTACTCGATACAGACGTCAAACGCAGTTCCTGCAGCGAGCTGCGTACATCAACCtactgatgaagaaattcaatTTGTCAAGGCGGTCAATCTGAAATTATCAAGGTATGCTGGCTACTTCACAGCAGGCTCCAAGGATCAAGAATACTCGGATAAAGTACGGTTCCAAGAGATTTCTTACAAGTTCAGCAAGACTTATTTCCAATGA
- the SFC1 gene encoding Sfc1p (ancestral locus Anc_7.467) has product MSQKKKSSNPVVNLIAGGTAGLFEALCCHPLDTIKVRMQIYRRAASGEIKPPGFLTTGRSIYMEEGFLALYKGLGAVVIGIIPKMAIRFSSYEFCRTLLADRTTGTVSTGNTFLAGVGAGITEAVLVVNPMEVVKIRLQAQHMSPAEPGVSPKYRNAVHACYTIVKEEGISALYRGVSLTAARQATNQGANFTVYSKLKEYLQNYHGTDVLPHWETSCIGLISGAIGPFSNAPLDTIKTRLQKDKSVSKDSGWKRIVSIGAQLVKEEGFHALYKGITPRVMRVAPGQAVTFTVYEFVRRHLDNMGIFKSKKEQPPKPLK; this is encoded by the coding sequence ATGTCccagaagaaaaaatcatCGAATCCAGTGGTTAATCTGATTGCCGGTGGCACAGCCGGGTTGTTTGAAGCACTATGTTGCCATCCGCTGGATACTATCAAAGTTAGAATGCAAATTTACAGGAGGGCAGCCTCTGGAGAGATCAAACCCCCGGGGTTTTTGACCACAGGTAGGAGTATCTACATGGAGGAGGGTTTCCTGGCGCTGTACAAGGGATTGGGTGCAGTGGTTATTGGTATTATCCCGAAGATGGCTATAAGATTCTCGTCATACGAGTTCTGCAGGACTTTATTGGCGGACAGGACCACTGGGACCGTCTCCACGGGTAACACTTTCCTCGCTGGTGTCGGGGCAGGTATCACCGAGGCTGTACTGGTGGTCAATCCGATGGAAGTGGTCAAGATCAGATTGCAGGCGCAGCATATGAGCCCTGCGGAACCGGGAGTCAGTCCCAAGTATAGGAACGCGGTTCATGCATGCTACACGATTGTTAAGGAAGAGGGGATCTCGGCATTATATCGAGGCGTTTCCTTGACCGCAGCAAGACAGGCCACTAACCAAGGTGCAAACTTCACGGTTTActcgaagctgaaggaaTACCTGCAGAACTACCACGGCACCGATGTGCTGCCTCACTGGGAAACGTCCTGCATCGGATTGATCTCCGGGGCCATCGGCCCCTTCTCTAACGCTCCATTGGATACCATAAAGACTAGATTGCAGAAGGATAAATCCGTCTCCAAGGACTCTGGTTGGAAAAGAATCGTCTCTATCGGAGCGCAATTGGTCAAAGAAGAGGGTTTCCACGCCCTTTACAAAGGTATCACTCCAAGAGTCATGAGAGTCGCTCCGGGACAAGCCGTGACCTTCACTGTGTATGAATTCGTCAGGAGACATCTCGACAACATGGGGATCTTCAAAAGCAAAAAAGAACAACCTCCAAAACCATTAAAATGA
- the BUD4 gene encoding Bud4p (ancestral locus Anc_7.463), translating into MVGDNADETMDSLLKEIDDEMENTIPLDSQILKQDQGEKNTRRWSIPLQEIGDETMEMLVSHNTIRNIKIKDASEFQKLEQEGKESTPLPSMRKSVVFSEGVNFHEYADGSADEQKDSDHESVKIDTTWKRSSFVPATELPNELNQSLIVETPSDSDEGQEEHDLVLTTQDLLEHTVADLDQKLSHMFDANRNAHRLKLATEEMDEVAPERREPPKIEYTLQSTKPLTVGTSGKVEEAGLIHFQTTEDAVEAHDDEDQDAELSTEYMDEIRHSPSKIPLTNTVSINNFSIAQQGGDPQTRLSSGSSCCDSVADLKTTIQHDRYNLLESTNNLAAQREENYYSDTGSFSRHETLATHPNASRIFSVATSGDGYKSAKETAYSVCSACSIEGAPVRPVAKLAEGSVEDLDISAGLLKNGDSTSTIAENSRLEDESVFTDNGELSSHEIYHPPQLPQLPILALRRIERQPIRIAEEYSEAKETEISRDNQTRETISADSVEEQTADELAVHSPSDQIVEGCTAIMKLQDQEDSSCQNSIADQEASQNSSINCSKTYIAEPTGQADLLSEVQPANSDKGCSAPNDRQTVDTENGNEIESPMLPRVARMGSLFLDNPFMDDFDTSAESIDLTRSVKPSDYLSIWHMQEEDIKSTSPALSSNSQFSRYTNSTDTSAVNSNLEHTFKFKPRVISRSKYYYPEPRYETSNYNDEYVITRPETALDPLRRNTNISKKIQENIKNQRRLFATLHNLREGYELEENCDQEAKLNDKDDQSLIEGTDSAELSNTRETGNNQLQLLPSLPDFELGEEFATYLEVATNDNRSILHPSKDEQGNYSVWNHNIELGTPTAPAKNNVSIDAIHKLLGDENKTTELLETDARSVGSNNVIGVLKTPVKEVSVGRGLSLKGYEAMVSEGFGSEGYSRSIKKHGSEEAALDPLSISPSPSPVKKTHVGSPFKVKTRRNDICHEKTKSNNQPPEDDSRREDKLEVEDFHLSSCNEPQAESACVTDDLDQRTVLPDRGNLYLKLKNITDLLLQNVKYHKAEFSVEFDNGMDTIQTTWQPMTSNDRCDIDKEFEIILANDMKKISKLIITLRCRYQSPKFELQEVVEKIPVGRKFPFGKSKFEYQKRFVQKSPTQDEWDFLFARDGSFGRCEINLDEAFLGGVKFRNKLLTFTMVNEWARKPDPLSSKKLHELPRRSPYAIGALNIEACYLERTSPLEKFPKTLQIARSIISKYMQQQAIFKEGYMLQEGGDVQSNIQRRFFRLQGNNMLGYHEITRQPKLAVNLLKVVKVFGPGDIPKGGERNLTDLVLFSGCFHLVFDNEERITFSTESPKDGEDWCNKISEVISLNRCHQPWVKYFHQSIDLDH; encoded by the coding sequence ATGGTTGGTGATAATGCGGACGAGACCATGGAttctttgttgaaggaaatcgatgatgagatggagAACACAATTCCTTTAGACTCCCagattttgaagcaagACCAAGGTGAGAAGAATACCCGAAGATGGAGCATCCCGCTGCAGGAGATTGGAGATGAGACGATGGAAATGTTGGTATCTCACAACACTATTCGAAACataaagatcaaagatgcTTCGGAGttccaaaaacttgaacaagaaggcaaagagTCCACACCATTACCGTCCATGAGGAAGTCAGTGGTGTTCAGTGAAGGAGTTAATTTTCACGAGTATGCAGACGGAAGCGCCGATGAGCAGAAAGACAGCGACCACGAATCAGTCAAGATAGATACAACCTGGAAAAGGTCGTCCTTTGTTCCTGCAACTGAGTTACCAAATGAGCTTAACCAGTCACTGATTGTCGAGACTCCTTCCGATTCCGATGAGGGACAGGAAGAGCATGATCTGGTTCTCACAACTCAAGACTTACTAGAACATACGGTCGCTGATCTGGATCAGAAATTGTCCCACATGTTTGATGCAAATCGGAACGCGCATAGGCTTAAACTGGCCACTGAAGAAATGGACGAAGTAGCTCCGGAAAGAAGGGAGCCTCCCAAAATCGAGTATACCTTGCAGTCAACAAAACCGTTGACAGTCGGAACTTCGGGGAAAGTGGAAGAGGCAGGTCTGATACATTTCCAAACCACTGAGGATGCTGTGGAAGCAcatgacgatgaagatcaagacGCTGAATTATCAACCGAGTACATGGACGAAATCAGACACTCTCCCTCTAAAATTCCCTTAACAAATACAGTAAGCATTAATAACTTCAGCATCGCTCAGCAAGGTGGGGATCCGCAAACGCGGCTGTCTTCTGGCTCATCTTGCTGCGATAGCGTCGCTGATCTAAAGACTACGATACAGCACGACAGATACAATTTGCTGGAATCTACTAACAATCTTGCTGCGCAACGTGAGGAGAATTACTACAGTGATACTGGATCGTTTTCGCGCCACGAAACACTGGCCACCCATCCGAACGCCTCCCGTATTTTCAGTGTAGCGACATCCGGCGACGGTTATAAATCTGCGAAAGAGACGGCTTATAGCGTTTGCTCGGCTTGCTCCATTGAAGGTGCCCCAGTTCGTCCCGTCGCTAAGTTAGCCGAAGGATCGGTTGAAGATTTAGACATATCAGCAGGTCTTCTGAAGAACGGCGATTCAACGTCCACGATTGCTGAAAACTCAAGACTTGAGGATGAGAGTGTCTTCACAGACAATGGTGAATTGTCATCTCATGAGATATACCATCCTCCTCAACTTCCACAGTTGCCTATCCTGGCATTGCGACGTATTGAGCGGCAACCCATAAGAATAGCTGAAGAATATTCTGAAGCAAAGGAGACTGAAATTTCGAGAGATAACCAAACTCGAGAGACCATCTCAGCTGACTCGGTTGAAGAACAAACTGCTGATGAGCTTGCGGTGCATTCGCCTTCTGATCAAATAGTAGAGGGTTGCACCGCCATTATGAAGCTTCAAGACCAAGAGGATTCCTCTTGCCAAAACTCAATTGCCGACCAGGAGGCATCCCAAAATTCCAGTATAAATTGCAGCAAAACATATATTGCGGAACCCACGGGGCAAGCCGACCTCTTATCTGAAGTACAACCAGCAAATTCTGACAAAGGATGTAGTGCGCCAAATGATAGGCAGACGGTTGACACTGAAAACGGCAATGAGATCGAAAGCCCTATGCTGCCGCGGGTCGCTCGCATGGGATCACTATTTCTCGATAATCCTTTCATGGACGATTTTGACACATCTGCGGAATCTATAGATTTGACCAGATCAGTGAAACCCTCCGATTACCTGTCTATATGGCATATGCAGGAGGAAGATATTAAATCCACGTCACCCGCATTAAGCTCCAACTCTCAGTTTTCGCGCTATACGAACTCGACAGACACTTCTGCTGTTAATAGCAACTTGGAACATACTTTCAAGTTTAAGCCAAGAGTTATTAGCCGCAGCAAGTACTATTATCCAGAACCAAGGTACGAGACATCAAACTACAATGATGAATACGTGATCACAAGGCCTGAGACGGCGCTGGACCCATTAAGACGAAACACTAACATCTCCAAAAAGATACAGGAGAACATCAAAAATCAAAGAAGGCTGTTTGCAACACTGCATAATCTCCGCGAAGGTtatgagctggaagaaaacTGTGATCAAGAAGCGAAATTAAATGATAAGGATGATCAAAGCCTGATCGAGGGCACAGATTCTGCCGAGTTATCGAATACCAGGGAGACTGGGAACAATCAGCTGCAGCTTTTACCATCTCTGCCTGATTTCGAATTGGGAGAGGAATTCGCTACTTATCTCGAAGTAGCGACAAACGATAACAGATCCATTCTTCATCCATCTAAGGATGAGCAGGGAAATTACAGTGTCTGGAATCATAATATTGAGCTGGGTACTCCGACTGCACCAGCGAAGAACAATGTGTCTATTGATGCAATTCATAAGCTGTTAGGTGACGAAAATAAGACGACTGAGCTGTTAGAGACAGATGCGCGGAGCGTGGGATCTAATAACGTTATTGGAGTCCTCAAGACTCCAGTGAAGGAAGTCTCTGTCGGCAGGGGACTGAGCCTCAAAGGATATGAGGCCATGGTCAGCGAAGGCTTTGGTTCTGAAGGATATTCGAGAAGTATTAAAAAACATGGTAGTGAGGAGGCCGCTTTGGACCCTCTTTCCATAAGTCCAAGCCCAAGCCCTGTAAAGAAGACTCACGTCGGCAGCCCTTTTAAAGTGAAAACGAGAAGAAATGACATCTGTCATGAGAAGACGAAATCAAATAACCAACCGCCTGAAGACGATTCGAGGCGAGAAGACAAGCTTGAAGTCGAAGATTTTCATTTAAGCAGTTGCAATGAACCACAAGCTGAAAGCGCTTGCGTGACTGATGATCTAGATCAAAGGACCGTTCTACCTGATAGAGGCAATCTCTACTtaaagctgaagaatatcaCCGATCTTTTGCTGCAAAACGTAAAGTATCATAAGGCCGAATTTTCCGTTGAGTTTGATAATGGTATGGACACCATTCAGACCACATGGCAGCCCATGACAAGCAATGATAGGTGTGACATCGATAAAGAGTTTGAGATTATTCTTGCTAATGATATgaagaaaatttcaaagctgaTTATCACGTTAAGATGTCGCTATCAGTCGCCAAAGTTTGAGCTGCAAGAAGTCGTCGAAAAGATTCCCGTCGGCAGGAAGTTTCCTTTCGGAAAGAGTAAGTTTGAGTATCAAAAGCGCTTTGTGCAGAAATCCCCAACACAAGATGAATGGGATTTCTTATTCGCCAGAGATGGATCTTTTGGTCGTTGTGAAATCAATCTTGATGAGGCCTTTTTAGGTGGGGTCAAGTTTCGTAATAAACTTCTTACCTTCACAATGGTAAACGAATGGGCTCGTAAGCCGGATCCACTTTCCTCGAAAAAGCTGCATGAACTACCAAGAAGATCACCATATGCGATAGGGGCGTTGAATATCGAAGCATGTTACTTGGAGCGGACTTCACCTCTCGAAAAGTTTCCGAAAACTTTACAAATTGCCCGTAGTATTATTTCCAAGTATATGCAGCAACAAGCAATTTTTAAAGAAGGATACATGTTGCAGGAAGGAGGCGACGTGCAGAGCAACATTCAGAGACGTTTTTTTAGGTTACAGGGCAATAACATGCTTGGATACCATGAGATAACTAGGCAGCCAAAACTAGCTGTAAATTTGCTAAAGGTTGTGAAGGTCTTTGGCCCTGGGGACATTCCGAAAGGAGGTGAGAGAAATTTGACAGACCTCGTACTTTTCAGCGGCTGTTTCCATTTGGTGTTCGATAATGAAGAAAGAATAACGTTCAGCACTGAATCACCGAAGGATGGTGAGGACTGGTGCAATAAAATAAGCGAGGTGATCAGTCTCAACCGGTGTCATCAACCTTGGGTGAAATATTTTCATCAATCCATCGACTTAGATCATTAA